CGACTGGCGGGAGTTCGTCGACGACGAGACGCGGGGGTTGAAGCCGGTCGGGGAGATCGAGGCCATCCTCGCCGACCACGGCGTCACGCCCGACAGCCGCGTCCTGCTGTACTGCAACACCGCCCGGCGCATCAGCCACACGTACGTCGTGCTTCGACACCTGGGCTACGAGGACGTCATGTTCTACGAGGGGTCGTTGACCGAGTGGGAGGCCCGGGGCGGTCCGCTGGAATCCGCCTGACGGCCTCGCTCACTCCGTTCGGTGGTCCTCCTCGACGGGGACGGCGTTGAGTTCGTCCGCGAGGAGCGTCGCCGCCTCGACGACCAAGGCGACGAGGAGCGGCCCGGCGATGATGCCGATCGCACCCATCGAGAGCAGCCCCCCGACGAAGCCGATGAAGTAGACCCCGCCCGAGAGGTCGGCCGTCCGCTCGGCGAGCTGGGGACGAATGAGGATGTCGGGGAGCCACGCGATGAAGAATCCGCCGACGCTGACCACGAGAACGGCACGGACGAGGTCGCCCGCGGCGAGGTGAAACACCGCGACGACCGCGAGCAGAACGCTCGGGCCGACGATGGGGATGAACTGGAGGAGGGCCGCGATGGTCGCGAGGGTGAGGACCGATCGGTACCCCAGCGCGGCGAAGACCGGAAGCCCGATGAGGAACGTGCCGAGCGCGGTCGCCGCCTGGAGGATGTAGATGCCGAACAGCGTGTTCCGCGCCCGTCGGTTGAGCGCCTTCGCGACCCGGCGGTAGTTCGGGGGGACGACCGCCAGGAGCGACCGCGCGAGCGCCTCGCTCCCCTGGAGGAGCGAGTAGACGAGGAAGACGAACAGGGTGAACTTGACCAGCAGGACGGGGAGCGAGACCAGTACCTGACGGCCGACGCCCCGGACGAACGCCACGACCGACGCACGCACGTCGGCGACCGTGACGGTGAACCGCTGGCCGAGCAGCGCGACGTCATACGTCGCCGGGAGCCCCGACAGCACCGCGAGGACCTCCGAGAGTCGACTGGCGGTGACGAGGACGAGCGGCGCAACGACGGTGACGACGCCGACGAGCGCCGCGACGGTCACGACGACGCTCGCGACCCGCGGATCGACCCCTCGCCTCGTGAGTTCCGCGCGGAGCGGAGCCAGGAGGTACGCGACGGTGACGGCGAAGAACACCGTCCCGAGGACGTCCGCCAGGAGGACCGCCGCGGCCAGCGTCAGCGCGGCGAACAGCCCGCCGAGGACGTACCGGCGTGAGGGTGCCACACCGGCCGTGTGTGACACAGCGGATTAAATCCGTACCTTCGGGACCGCTCGGCGTGCCGGATCAGGCCGGTTAAGTAATACCGAGTGCAATCACTCGGTAATGGATCGACGTGACTTCGTGCGGAGCGCAGGGGCCGGCGGCGT
This Salinigranum marinum DNA region includes the following protein-coding sequences:
- a CDS encoding AI-2E family transporter; this encodes MAPSRRYVLGGLFAALTLAAAVLLADVLGTVFFAVTVAYLLAPLRAELTRRGVDPRVASVVVTVAALVGVVTVVAPLVLVTASRLSEVLAVLSGLPATYDVALLGQRFTVTVADVRASVVAFVRGVGRQVLVSLPVLLVKFTLFVFLVYSLLQGSEALARSLLAVVPPNYRRVAKALNRRARNTLFGIYILQAATALGTFLIGLPVFAALGYRSVLTLATIAALLQFIPIVGPSVLLAVVAVFHLAAGDLVRAVLVVSVGGFFIAWLPDILIRPQLAERTADLSGGVYFIGFVGGLLSMGAIGIIAGPLLVALVVEAATLLADELNAVPVEEDHRTE